DNA sequence from the Candidatus Poribacteria bacterium genome:
GACTACGTTGGAAAGTTAGTCGAACTTGGTGCGAATATGATTGGCGGTTGTTGTGGCACAACACCGGCGTATACTGCGAAAATCCGACAGGCTATTGCTGGGCGCGAACCTGTAGAACGACAACAGCGTATCTTCGTCCTTCCAAAGATTAGATCAGTAGGGGCGAGGTCACCTCGCCCGTACGATAACCCTGTACAGCAGGTATTTGAAACCCGCGAGCGTATCGTAAGCGTAGAGATGCGCGCCAATACTTTTCCGCAATTGCGCGCGATGTTGAAAGAGGCAAAAGGTCTTGCCGCAATAGGGGTAGACCTATTTGATGTGACTGACAACTCCGGTGCCGCCGTGAACATCGGGGCTATTGCCACAGCGTATCGCCTTCAACAGGCAACCCAAATTCCGACGCTCATCCATTGGACAACCCGATCTCGTAATCTCATTAGTATGCAATCACATCTACTCGAGGCGGAAACGTTGGGTATTCGCGGTATTGTTGCCTTATCCGGTGATCATCCGAAAGCCGGTCCTTATGAGACAGCAAGCCTTGTTCCCGATGTCCGCGGTGCGATTCAATTGATGCGACTCATCTCTCGGTTGAATCAAGGGGAACTCGCCGACGGTTCGTCGATTGGTGAACCTTGCGGTTTCTATTACGGTGGAGGTTTCACGATTGCTGAGAATTTACAGCCGCACGTCAAGCATCTGACAAACAAAGTGGCACAAGGGGCAAAGTTCGCCTATACCCAACCCGTTTGGACCTATCAGGACATCGTGAGAGCACAGCAAGCGACAGAACATCTCGGTATAAAGATCCTTTACGGTCTTTTGCCACTCACAAGTTTTCGTAGTGCATCTTATTTACGCGATAATTTAGGGCTTTACATCCCACAGTTTATCGTTGACAAATTCCGAGACCTTGGAGATACTGATGGACACGAACTCGGTATGCAATTGTGCTTAGAATTGGTTCGGGACATCCGCAATCAAGACGAATGCGCAATTGACGGCATCTATCTCATCCCACCCGCCCGCATGAATTGGAAAAACAGGGCACGGGTCATCTCAGAAATCGTTAAAACCTACCGCTAACGATGTTTTAATTGACACTCGATGCATGGACAAAAAACTTTGACCTCATCAGCACGCGTTACTGGACGTTCGCTTCTTTTAGGCGTTTTATTCATTCCGATCAATGTCTATTGGATGACGATTGTTGAGGTGAAGTACTACTCCCTTGACGGTTCGTGCCTACCTCTTTTTATCCAACCTATTTTCATTATGTTCGTCTGTGTCCTCGCTAATTGCGTGTTGAAACATCTTGCGCCGCGACAGATGCTACAGCAGGGCGAGTTGCTGGCTATCTACATCATGGTGGCAATCTCCTGCACATTTGCCGGACACGACACGATGCAAAATATGTTCGGTAGTATCGCGCATCCGTTCCGATTTGCGACGGAAGAGAATGAGTGGCAGGCACTCTTTTTTCGGTATCTACCGTCGTGGCTCACCATTTCCGATGCCCAGAGTCTACAAGGCTTTTACGAGGGCGAAGCCACCTTTTATACAAGGCGTAACTTTCCATTTGGGCGAAACCGTTGGCATTCTGGGGACTTTTTTTCCTCATTATGATGTTTATGATGCTTTGCATCAACACACTTGTCCGGAAACGGTGGGCGGAACAAGAGAAACTGGCGTATCCAATTATCCAGCTCCCGCTTCGACTCTCAGAAGATGGCGGAATTCTCCTACTGAAGAATCGGATGATGTGGGTTGGTTTCAGCATCGCTGTAGCTATCGGCGTGATTAACGGGGTTCACTACCTCTTTCCCCAGTTTCCAGAGATTCCTTATATCAAACGGACCGCCGTATTCCGAGATATTTTCACCGATCGTCCGTGGAGTGCTATTCGTGGAACCCGTATCTCTGTCTATCCATTTGCTGTCGGGTTAGCATTTTTCCTGCCCTTGGACCTCTCCTTCTCGTGTTGGTTTTTCTTTGTTGTGCGTTTAGCAGAATTTGTGATTGCTGCTGCACTCGGTACGCGTTATTTTCCTGCGTTGAACGAACAGGCGTACGGTGCGTGGATCGCGCTCTTCCTGCTTGCTGTTTGGGGCACGCGGCGGCACTTGACTGAAGTATTGAAAAAGGTGTTCGGATTCAAATCGCGTCTTGATGATTCGGACGAACCGATGCCGTATCGTGCCGCATTCTTAGGGATTATCGGATCGCTTGTCGCACTCGGTATCTTTTCCTCTATAGCAGGAATGGCGTTATGGATTGCGGGTGTCTTCTTTGGGGTCTATTTCTTGCTCTCCTTTGCGATCACTCGTGTCCGGGCGGAGCTCGGCACGCCGCATGAGATTTACTACGTCAATCCGCACGATATGTTGGCGACGGTGGGTGGCACTCGACAGTTTGATGCGAGTAGCCTCACCATTATGTCGCTTTTCTATTGGTTCAATCGTGGTTACCGCAATCACCCGATGCCGAATCAGATTGAAGCGTTCAAATTGGCGGAATCGACTGGAATGGGCAACCGACGTTTATGGGTAGCGATGCTGATCGCGATTGTTATCGGGATTTTAGCGACTTTTTGGGCGAATCTTGACATCACCTTCCGAAATGGTGCCGTGGCGAAAGCGGGTGGATTCAAAGGATGGGTCGGCAGAGAGTCGTTCGGTCGGCTCCAGCGGTGGTTACATAATCCAACCGAACCTAATATGGTCGGCATCGGTTTTATGGGCATCGGCGCGCTTCTGACGTTTGTGATGATGTATATGCGGATGCATTTCTTGTGGTGGCCCTTCCACCCAGCGGGTTACGCCCTCGCAATCAGTTTCGCGATGGACTACTTCTGGTTTGCCTTCTTTGTAGCGTGGTTTTTGAAATTAATGATTTTACGACACGGAGGTTTGAAGCTGCATCGTCAGGTCGCGCCACTCTTTTTAGGGCTAATTTTGGGTGATTACGTCATCGGCAGTATCTGGGCAATTATTGGGCCCACACTCGGCTTGCGGACCTATAAGATTTTTATCTGAAAGCGAAGACATGAATCTACCTGTTGGGAAACTGAAACACGATTTTTTAAAAGAACTTCTACCCACGCACAATAGAAACGCAGGCGTAGTTGTCGGTCCACAACTTGGTGAAGATGCCGCCGTCATTGAGTTAGGCGACAACTACCTCGTTGCAACCAGTGATCCGATTACCTTTGCGACAGAGGATATTGGGTGGTATGTGGTATGCGTCAATAGCAATGATATTGCAGCGATGGGGGCTGTACCGAAATGGTTGCTGGTAACTCTCTTGTTACCCGAAGACGCAACGACCCCTGCAATGGTTCGAGACATCATGGCGCAACTCACGCATGCATGTGCGGCGTTTGATATTGCGCTGTGTGGTGGACATACCGAAGTTACGCCAGCCGTAACACAGCCTGTTGTCATAGGACAGATGATGGGGGTTACCGATAAAAATGCCTTGTTCACTTCAGCGGATGCCTGTGTAGGGGATGCGTTAATTCTCACAAAAGGACTCGGTATCGAAGCCACTGCGATCATCGCGCGTGAGTGTGAGGAGCAGTTGCGTGAAAAGTGCGATGCCCTATTCTTGGAGCAGGCGAAGAACTATCTCATGGATCCCGGTATTTCCGTGCTAAAGGACGCGCAAGTTGCGATTGCCACGGGTGGTGTACACGCTATGCACGATGTCACAGAGGGCGGTGTTGCAACTGCTGTGTATGAGTTGGCAACCGCCGCTGAGTTAGGAGTGATTGTCTATTCGGATAAACTGTTAGGCTCGCCCCTACTGTATAGCGATATAACACGGACGTTGTGTGATATGTTTGGACTTAATTCGCTTGGTGTTATTTCGTCTGGTGCTATGTTAATTGCATCGGAACCTGAAAAAGGCGAAGCAATCTGTCAAGCTCTCGGTGCGGCTGGTATCAACGCAGACATAATCGGAGCGTTTTTGCCATCTGAGCACGGGCTGTGGTTGGAAGATGCCACTGGTACACGACAACCACTGCCTGTTTTTGAGATGGACGAAAT
Encoded proteins:
- a CDS encoding AIR synthase family protein; the protein is MNLPVGKLKHDFLKELLPTHNRNAGVVVGPQLGEDAAVIELGDNYLVATSDPITFATEDIGWYVVCVNSNDIAAMGAVPKWLLVTLLLPEDATTPAMVRDIMAQLTHACAAFDIALCGGHTEVTPAVTQPVVIGQMMGVTDKNALFTSADACVGDALILTKGLGIEATAIIARECEEQLREKCDALFLEQAKNYLMDPGISVLKDAQVAIATGGVHAMHDVTEGGVATAVYELATAAELGVIVYSDKLLGSPLLYSDITRTLCDMFGLNSLGVISSGAMLIASEPEKGEAICQALGAAGINADIIGAFLPSEHGLWLEDATGTRQPLPVFEMDEIAKLL
- a CDS encoding bifunctional homocysteine S-methyltransferase/methylenetetrahydrofolate reductase; its protein translation is MLKKDNFMEALAHRVLVCDGAIGTELRKRIPSHLQCVDACNISTEHAEKVVAVHRAYIDAGADVIQTNTYQANREALAIHGLADQVEEINSAGVLLAREAAQDTCYVAGSVGQISFQTLDTPGPSTKTIRRLFKEQMDALVEGGVDLLVLETFVSPKQAEIATKQALSYDVPVIVEISGVSGGTVGAGLDVRVFAQELEQLGAHAVGINCRGPHDLVEAMELLAPVIKAPIVVQPNAGNPRVEQGEIALSYTVEAEVFRDYVGKLVELGANMIGGCCGTTPAYTAKIRQAIAGREPVERQQRIFVLPKIRSVGARSPRPYDNPVQQVFETRERIVSVEMRANTFPQLRAMLKEAKGLAAIGVDLFDVTDNSGAAVNIGAIATAYRLQQATQIPTLIHWTTRSRNLISMQSHLLEAETLGIRGIVALSGDHPKAGPYETASLVPDVRGAIQLMRLISRLNQGELADGSSIGEPCGFYYGGGFTIAENLQPHVKHLTNKVAQGAKFAYTQPVWTYQDIVRAQQATEHLGIKILYGLLPLTSFRSASYLRDNLGLYIPQFIVDKFRDLGDTDGHELGMQLCLELVRDIRNQDECAIDGIYLIPPARMNWKNRARVISEIVKTYR